A DNA window from Helianthus annuus cultivar XRQ/B chromosome 15, HanXRQr2.0-SUNRISE, whole genome shotgun sequence contains the following coding sequences:
- the LOC110914647 gene encoding UDP-glycosyltransferase 76B1, with protein MDTTTTTTTTPTTATAAAAKRTTGRRLVLLPSPFQGHLNPMLQLANILHSKGFSITILHTRFNSPNPTNYPHFIFVPIPASGEEKHSFSDMGNVIRFMHYINIDLLGPIHECLERLMSENDGVACFITDAHWFGTQSVADCLKLPRIVHRTSNISSFRAFAVPQLLRDMGCFQRSSDEEMKLEALVPGLEPLKVKDLPKFQTNDPESACNMLELMVQGTKGARAVIWNTFKDLEEHELVALGQDFPSPHFLIGPFHKYFPASSSSLLAQDQTSLSWLDQHPPKSVLYVSFGSLVRIEESQFLEIAWGLSNSKQPFLWVVRPGSIKGSEWLELLPNGFLERIVKGIGYIVKWAPQQDVLAHPAIGGFWTHNGWNSTLESICEGVPMISSPSFGDQLPISRYVSDVWKIGVKLENGFERGEIESAIRRVMVDEEGLEFRNKIANISEKVNLCLKKGGSSYSSLEDLVNYILSFP; from the exons ATggacaccaccaccaccacaaccaccacccccaccaccgccaccgccgctGCCGCGAAGCGAACCACTGGCCGCCGGTTGGTGCTGCTGCCGTCACCATTCCAAGGCCACCTAAACCCTATGCTTCAACTAGCAAACATACTTCACTCCAAAGGCTTTTCAATCACCATCCTCCATACTCGTTTCAACTCCCCTAATCCCACCAACTACCCTCACTTCATTTTCGTACCCATTCCGGCTTCTGGCGAAGAGAAACACTCGTTCTCCGACATGGGAAACGTCATACGTTTCATGCACTATATCAACATCGATCTCTTGGGTCCAATTCATGAGTGTTTGGAGCGGTTGATGTCGGAGAATGATGGAGTTGCTTGCTTTATCACAGATGCTCATTGGTTCGGCACACAGAGCGTAGCCGACTGCCTGAAACTTCCGAGGATCGTTCACCGGACTAGCAACATATCGTCGTTTCGAGCCTTTGCTGTCCCTCAGCTCCTACGTGACATGGGCTGTTTCCAGCGTTCGTCCGATGAAG aaATGAAGTTGGAAGCATTGGTCCCGGGCCTTGAACCACTTAAAGTTAAAGACTTGCCAAAATTCCAAACCAATGATCCAGAAAGCGCATGTAACATGTTAGAACTCATGGTTCAAGGAACTAAGGGAGCACGTGCAGTGATATGGAATACATTCAAAGATCTAGAAGAACATGAACTTGTAGCTCTAGGCCAAGATTTCCCAAGCCCACATTTCCTAATAGGACCATTTCACAAGTATTTCCCAGCATCGTCAAGCAGTCTCCTAGCACAAGACCAAACATCGCTTTCATGGTTAGACCAACACCCACCAAAGTCTGTGTTATATGTTAGTTTTGGTAGTCTAGTTAGGATTGAGGAATCCCAGTTTTTAGAGATCGCATGGGGTTTGTCTAATAGCAAGCAACCATTTTTATGGGTTGTTAGACCAGGGTCCATAAAAGGGTCAGAGTGGCTAGAATTGTTGCCAAATGGATTCTTGGAGAGAATTGTAAAAGGAATAGGGTATATTGTGAAGTGGGCACCACAACAAGACGTACTAGCTCATCCTGCGATAGGTGGATTTTGGACTCATAATGGGTGGAATTCGACACTTGAGAGTATTTGTGAAGGAGTTCCAATGATTTCTTCACCATCTTTTGGTGATCAACTCCCAATTTCAAGATACGTAAGCGATGTGTGGAAGATTGGGGTAAAGTTGGAAAATGGGTTTGAAAGAGGCGAGATTGAAAGTGCAATAAGGAGAGTTATGGTAGACGAGGAAGGGTTGGAATTTAGGAATAAAATCGCTAATATCAGTGAGAAAGTAAACCTTTGTCTAAAGAAAGGTGGTTCATCGTATTCATCCCTTGAAGATTTGGTCAATTACATTTTGTCATTCCCATGA